Proteins from a genomic interval of Marinifilum sp. JC120:
- a CDS encoding AsmA family protein — translation MLSVFVRVKKIFWILFLLFDLCLLAAVAGGVFYLESDEPRIALENFLSEKLDREVRFHENFNLIFYPWLGVDTGPVTVSSPENSAYPHQLTVEDIDFKVRLIPLLSGELEVDTIIVDSPFLHVDRLKNGSLNLPLLESEGGAEGKNVGLKYFNCISVRGVSVLNATCSYNDMGSGNSFKVSGVNVRTGLLRKDTPLAFNLSAMLDAELFNLKAKADLKGLLDFSVQKKEVSLSETSLSLKVESDELFGKDEVVEGIASLDFNLVEGMIDVKGLVLQGAGVRLTGSANCTDIYHAPDFKGSLKSTRFDPKKVFSRFTPIPIPKGYKDILNIASFEMDFHSTLEKTELSKMVLAVDETVIKGDFSLKNYRSPWLEFDVRADSIIFDPYVKLFDLEKKINGNGTVVKVNSKPQHSVFREMVIADLVKKIPCNGKVEVDRFAYDGIRLENVKLALSPGPKVASLSIGKGSYLDGDFGLSVDLAFDKRREKDVLYLKGEGAVSPFSLARIPLKVDGVKFHAGRAAFKLNQLRSKGRTPGELFRNLKLDSNLEGTGVVADMGFEGVPDELKKLRIKRVGLSLKFEPLVGDVPQDLVGRKVDLKLSGAFLEPQGEFKGGFIGGLLCSRYDPESVVIKNGKLKFSIGGKGLPVIKKNLSFVVAGSGGVKAGNLKLDHFALKSGKMNLHGSIDARRLGTETASAKGVLKLPKVACSEIFDLFGVEKPQVQDPDAFDSVGLDSSFQLHGENLTLRVNKANLDNAEAEATFQLTDFKNPVLSFVIKGDKVDVDHFLPPDTMSARSESKESGFKEVEKFKFPEWQFPDKLLGAINATGKVECNYFRIFDFAGSKLSADVDMQDQVISIHNLKGNFHEGNLAGKLDLGLKNGTVSLGTDIEVRGFQAGLFFADYVGRDCVRGLTDASLKLHGHSTANIDFVNTMTGGLAFKIVDGSYLFVATAEKDIKEKKTPNPTSFSIMKGVVDGKDGKFKVGNYLLKTNYLTATAKGGFSFPDDSINLQVNADIIKLPNLYLKLVNAFLDAMTGVNVTVTGRLSDPKVEVKGLERWGDVLGDVLGLPEQSFMFFRKLIF, via the coding sequence TCTGGCAGCAGTGGCCGGGGGAGTGTTTTATCTGGAATCAGATGAACCGCGTATCGCACTGGAGAATTTCCTCAGCGAGAAGCTTGACCGCGAAGTTCGGTTTCATGAAAATTTCAATCTGATTTTTTATCCCTGGCTCGGCGTGGATACCGGTCCGGTAACGGTTTCTTCTCCTGAAAATTCAGCCTACCCCCACCAACTTACAGTTGAAGATATTGACTTCAAGGTTAGACTTATTCCTTTGCTTAGCGGTGAACTGGAGGTGGATACCATTATTGTGGATTCCCCTTTCCTGCACGTGGACCGATTGAAAAATGGTTCGCTTAATCTGCCTTTGCTCGAATCAGAAGGCGGGGCAGAGGGCAAGAATGTGGGACTCAAATACTTCAATTGCATCAGTGTGCGCGGGGTCAGTGTCCTTAATGCTACCTGTTCATACAATGACATGGGGAGCGGCAATTCTTTCAAGGTTTCCGGGGTAAATGTTCGTACCGGACTTCTGCGCAAGGATACGCCACTGGCCTTTAATCTCAGTGCCATGCTTGATGCCGAGCTTTTTAATCTTAAGGCCAAGGCGGACCTTAAGGGGCTGCTGGATTTTTCCGTACAGAAAAAAGAAGTTTCCCTGTCTGAGACCTCTCTTTCTCTTAAGGTGGAGAGTGATGAATTGTTTGGCAAAGATGAAGTGGTGGAAGGGATCGCATCCCTTGATTTCAATCTTGTTGAGGGAATGATAGATGTTAAGGGGCTGGTCCTGCAAGGCGCGGGAGTGCGCTTAACCGGTTCCGCGAATTGCACTGATATTTATCATGCTCCCGATTTCAAGGGCAGTTTGAAATCCACCCGTTTTGATCCCAAGAAGGTCTTTTCCAGATTTACGCCCATCCCTATTCCTAAAGGTTATAAGGATATCCTCAATATTGCTTCTTTTGAGATGGATTTTCACTCAACTTTAGAAAAGACAGAACTTTCTAAAATGGTTCTGGCTGTGGATGAGACCGTCATCAAGGGTGATTTCTCACTCAAAAATTATCGCAGCCCCTGGTTGGAATTTGATGTGCGGGCTGATTCCATTATTTTTGATCCCTATGTGAAATTGTTTGATCTTGAGAAAAAGATCAACGGAAACGGGACTGTAGTTAAGGTTAATTCCAAGCCGCAGCATAGTGTCTTTCGCGAGATGGTCATTGCTGATCTGGTTAAGAAAATTCCCTGTAATGGTAAAGTGGAGGTGGACCGTTTTGCTTATGACGGAATCAGGCTCGAAAATGTTAAGCTCGCGCTTTCGCCGGGACCTAAAGTTGCCAGTCTGAGTATCGGCAAAGGGTCGTATCTTGATGGCGATTTCGGTCTGTCTGTTGATCTTGCTTTTGATAAACGCAGGGAGAAGGATGTTCTTTATCTGAAAGGTGAGGGGGCTGTTTCACCATTTTCTCTTGCCCGTATTCCACTTAAGGTTGACGGTGTTAAATTTCATGCTGGCAGAGCTGCTTTTAAACTTAACCAGCTGCGTTCAAAGGGGCGTACTCCGGGGGAACTGTTCCGCAATCTCAAGCTTGATTCCAACCTTGAAGGTACGGGCGTTGTGGCTGATATGGGGTTTGAGGGAGTTCCTGATGAGCTGAAGAAATTGCGTATAAAGCGTGTCGGATTGTCCCTTAAATTTGAACCATTGGTCGGAGATGTACCACAGGATTTGGTGGGTCGTAAGGTTGATTTGAAATTGTCCGGGGCTTTTTTGGAACCGCAAGGGGAATTCAAAGGCGGTTTCATCGGCGGTCTTTTGTGCAGCAGGTATGACCCTGAAAGTGTAGTCATCAAAAACGGAAAATTGAAATTTTCCATTGGCGGCAAAGGCCTTCCGGTTATCAAAAAGAATCTTTCATTTGTTGTGGCAGGCAGCGGCGGGGTTAAGGCTGGGAATCTTAAGCTGGATCATTTTGCCCTGAAAAGCGGCAAGATGAACCTGCACGGCAGCATCGATGCCCGCAGGCTTGGAACTGAAACCGCCTCCGCAAAGGGAGTACTCAAACTTCCCAAGGTTGCCTGTTCTGAGATTTTTGATCTTTTCGGAGTGGAAAAGCCGCAGGTTCAGGATCCTGATGCATTTGACAGTGTTGGTCTTGATTCATCGTTTCAATTGCATGGTGAAAATCTGACCCTGCGTGTGAATAAGGCCAACCTTGATAATGCTGAGGCTGAGGCAACTTTTCAACTTACTGACTTCAAAAATCCGGTTCTGAGCTTTGTTATCAAGGGTGACAAGGTGGATGTTGATCATTTTCTGCCACCGGATACCATGAGTGCTCGTTCTGAGAGCAAGGAAAGTGGATTCAAAGAAGTCGAGAAGTTCAAATTTCCAGAATGGCAGTTCCCGGATAAATTACTTGGTGCTATTAATGCCACCGGAAAGGTGGAGTGTAATTATTTTCGTATTTTTGATTTCGCGGGCAGCAAGCTTAGTGCTGATGTGGACATGCAGGATCAGGTTATCAGCATTCACAATCTGAAGGGCAATTTCCATGAAGGAAATCTGGCAGGCAAGCTTGATCTCGGCCTTAAGAATGGAACTGTTTCACTGGGCACGGATATTGAGGTCCGGGGTTTTCAGGCCGGATTGTTCTTTGCTGATTACGTGGGCCGTGATTGTGTGCGGGGGCTTACCGATGCTTCCCTTAAACTTCATGGACATTCCACTGCCAATATTGATTTTGTAAACACCATGACCGGGGGACTGGCCTTCAAGATTGTTGACGGTTCTTACCTTTTCGTTGCCACAGCGGAAAAAGACATCAAGGAGAAAAAGACTCCCAACCCGACATCGTTTTCCATTATGAAAGGAGTCGTAGACGGCAAGGATGGAAAATTTAAAGTGGGTAACTACCTTCTTAAAACCAATTACCTGACTGCTACGGCAAAGGGCGGATTCAGTTTTCCTGACGATTCCATCAATCTTCAGGTTAATGCCGATATTATTAAGCTTCCCAATCTTTATTTGAAGCTGGTTAATGCCTTTCTTGATGCCATGACCGGAGTTAACGTCACTGTGACCGGCAGGCTTAGCGATCCCAAAGTTGAGGTTAAAGGGTTGGAGCGTTGGGGCGATGTACTCGGCGATGTTCTCGGTCTTCCAGAGCAGTCTTTTATGTTTTTCAGGAAGCTTATATTCTGA